TTTAGTAACAGAGTGTCTATGAAGGACTATTAGTCAGCTTTTGTTTGACACACACATTTGACACACATTggcctctctctgctcctttcaCCCCTTTGTCTATTCTCCTCtcacttgtcctctctctccacctctcttcatctctctcctccttccttcttttCTCACTCATCCTCTGCCTCCTTAGGTCCAGTGGTGGCAGCAGTGGTAATAGAGGCAGTGGCGGAGGTGGTGGCTCTTTACTGTCCTATCTGCAGGAGCAGTCGGGTCCAGGTTGGCAACCTGTCACTGACCACACTCAGGCCTGGTTGGGTTCACAGACAACAAAACCCAGGCAGGCCATGGACTCAATGATGTCATCAGTGCGCGCTGCCATGGATGTGGACCCCAGCCAGTCCCGTGTGTCCCAGGAGGCCCTGCTTCAGCCGGTGCGGGACATGGGGCACTCTGAGCTCCTGCGTGGGCACTTCAGGGGCACCCAGCCTTTTGAGAAGGGCCTGGGGTTCCCTCACAGGGTGCCAGAGCTGCAGACCTGGGACGACGTACTCCTGAGGCAGCAGGTGAGTGGGAAACCTATTTTattattggggtggcaggtagcctagcggttaagagcgttgggccaaaaACCGagaggttgctggttcaaatccccatgCCGGCTAGGTTTAAAATCTGTAGATGTTCCCTTCCTAAGATGGCAccgaagaacatggctgacgttttacattcttccaaccaattgtgcaattttgttatttattttgtggtttgtgtaacttatttttttacttattgtgtacataatgttgctgctaccatatcttaacttctggacatcagaaaagggattactcacctcaaactggaagaaactttttcctttaacaagtccgacgagaaggatatcttgctttcactggaacaggcccagatccacgccttttgcatcacagcctggctcctcaacagcttctacccccaagcaattAGACTACTCAACAATTCATAAAAAttgccaccggacaatttacattgaccccccccccacactgctgctactgctgtttgtttgttacctatgtatagtcacttcaacCCCATCTGCATGTGCAGAttactagcctgtacccctgcacactgactcggtgccggtgccccctgtatatagcctcgttattgttattcttactGTGTTCGTTTTTATTATTCGTTTTTAATTTAGCCTACTTGGtcaaatattttcttcttcttgagcTGCGCTgtcggttaagggcttgtaagtaagcatttcacggtaaagtctacacttgttgtagtCAGcgtatgtggcaaataaagtttgattagatttgaacaaggcacttaactgTAATTACTCCTGTAAGTCTCTTTGAATAAGAGTGTCtcctaaatgactaaaatgtaaatgctgTACAGTAGGACTTGTATGACTACAGTCCAAACCCAGTGACAGAAGGCTATAACTGAATTAGATTGTAAGTACCATAATCCCactatcctctcctctcacacacatgcacatacaaacAGAAGGCCCAAGAAGGGCACAAACAGCCTGTCAAGCCAAAAATAGCAGCCCCTGTCACCAGATCCCCAATCCCAGCCCATCACACGTGGCATCTAGCATTCTGGCACTGCACCAGAGCACCCTAAAGGACACTGCACCAGAGCACCCTAAAGGACAGCTCAAATTTGTGATGCAGTGAGAGAGCAAAATGGGCTGTTTCAGTCTCTATGGGCTTTCCCTGGTAGGAAGTTATATTGGGACTGCCAGGTTATATTGGGACTGCCAGTGTGTTGGAACAGTAAGAACAGACTACAATGTTGCCCATAGAGAATAAGTGGCAGGAAATGGTCTTGCTTCTGACAATCTGCATCTTACTGTATTGTTTAAGTAAAATAGATCCCTAACCATTACAGAATAATtatgtgtggtggtggaacaTATACCTACATGCCATTGGAATAACAATATAAGTGTGGAAGTATAGTGTATGGTTGTGTGTACCAGAGTATAGTATGAGTACATGAGGGAGTATACTATGAGTACCTGAGGGAGTATACTATGAGTACCTGAGGGAGTATACTATGAGTACCTGAGGGAGTATACTATGGTTACCTGAGGGAGTATACTATGGTAACCTGAGGGAGTATACTATGAGTACATGAGGGAGTATAGTATGATTACCTGAGGGAGTATAGTATAATTACCTGAGGGAGTATACTATGAGTACCTGAGGGAGTATACTATGAGTACCTGAGGGAGTATACTATGGTTACCTGAGGGAGTATACTATGAGTACCTGAGGGAGTATAGTATGATTACCCGAGGGAGTATACTGTAGTGTGAATACCTGAGGGAGGCCTGTTGGTCAGGGTGCAAGTCTGTTATTCTcactctcagcctctcagcctgaCAGAGCACAGCTCCTCTCTGGAGCAGCCAGAAATATTTAAAGACTACAGATCACATGgctgggagatagagagggagcgaggggtgAAGGGTTGTTTTTGGaagcacagaggagagagagagagagagcgaaggaacgaaagagagaggggggagaggaaatAGAAGCCTCCCAAGGTTGCAGACGCCTAGATTTGATGGCATGGGTCAGCCATTCTTACTGACCAGctgacagacggagagagagagggagagggagagggagagggagacggagccAGAGAAAGAAGGAACAGGGTCTAGTGGAGTAGAGCTTGCTGAAGAAGGGACTCAagcggagggagagaaagaaggacaaGACGCCAGCCCTGTTGAGAGGAGAGAAGGCCTGAGGGTGCAGCTGTTGCCCCATAAAAACGGAGCGAAGTGTTGTGGATAGACGGCGAGAGCCTgcacagacgtgtgtgtgtgttagtgtgtgtgttagtgtgtgtgttagtgtgtgtgggtgggcgtGTAGTTGGGTGTGTGAGAGTGGGTGTGTCGTGCGCTCCACTGGGTTGCTGGGTTGCTTTGAGAGTTTGCAGAGGTAGAAGCTTGGAGGGGCTGTGAGTGATGTGGGCCCTGGTGACTGAGCTGCTCTTCAGCTTTGTGCTGCTGGCCTTCCTGGTGATCAGTGGTCAGAATGTGATGCATATAGCCAGCGGCTCCCTGCGCTCTGTGCTCACCTATGTGCACGCTGCGCTAGACCGTGAGCTGGGCGAGGCCGAGGGTGTGGCCGACGAAGAGGAGAACGTCACCACCCGCGTGGTCCGCCGCAGGGTCATTCTCAAGGTACccaacagagaggggaggggaggaggggagaggggcacggggggagaggatgagagagagaattgaCTGGCAATGGAACAAAATAATGAAGGAGAGTgtaacaaagtgtgtgtgtgtgtgtgtgtgtgtgtgtgtgtgtgtgtgtgtgtgtgtgtgtgtgtgtgtgtgtgtgtgtgtgtgtgtgtgtgtgtgtgtgtgtgtgtgtgtgtgtgtgtgtgtgtgtgtgtgtgtgtgtgtgtgtgtatttgtaaaGCTCAGAGGTGATTTAATGTTTGTCTGTGACAAGGGGAAATATTGGTCAGGGTCGAGGCgagtggagaaggtggagagaaACCTCTTTCTGCTTGTTTACCGTATTACCTTCTGACCATGCAATTTATCCGGAATGGGATCAATGATGAAAGATGAAAGATTATGTTCATAAAACAGTTGTTCATTTATATTGTAGAATTTtaactcacacatacagtatgctgaCTTGTGCATAGATGATGAATATACAGGATGCACGATAGAACTACTTTGCAACAACAACATTAGTTTTAAAGTATTTTCAAGCAACTTTCTGGATCATATTGTTCATACCGTATTCCGCCAGGTGAGATATTATAgtaacagagggaggggaggacaaAACTAAGAATGGTCAAACCATAGACCTACAGTTGAGACCCATTTAGACTGTAGATACACTGTACGGGCCTTGTACGTGCTGTGACCATAGACCTACAGTTGAGCCCCATTTAGACTGTAGATACACTGTACAGGCCTTGTACGTGATGTGACCATAGACCTACCGTTGAGACCCATTTAGACTGTAGATACACTGTACAGGCCTTGTACGTGCTGTGACCATAGACCTACAGTTGAGACCCATTTAGACTGTAGATACACTGTATGGGCCTTGTACGTGCTGTGACCATAGACCTACAGTTGAGACCCATTTAGACGGTAGATACACTGTACAGGCCTTGTACGTGCTGTTGAGCTGTGAATGGCTCAACCTGTGTGGTGTATAAACCTATGAACTCAGTCTCTAATCTCTCTACCATCTTCATGGTCctattctccccctccctccagccctctcttgGTCTCAACACCATTAATAACTCAAAAGAATCCTTACTCTATGGATTGTGGGGGATAGGGCAGACTTCAGCCATAGTGCTGTGTTCAATAGTTTCAATTGCGGGACCTTTTGATCTTATAAATAGCTGTACTGGCGCCTCCAATGTTATTAGGAGTAATAGTTGTATTCTTATGAACCTCATCAACTCTGATTGTATTAGTGCTAACACCACAGCAAGTCCCATTAGTGATCCCCTGACCAGTTactatacatgtatgtatgtatgtatgtatgtatgtatgtatgtatgtatgtatgtatctctctctctctctctctctctctctctctctctctcagggttggTGACAGTGGCTAAATGATGAGACTCACTCTGGGGGGCTATTTTAAAGTGCTCTAGATTCCAGCACCCTTTTCGTTCTGTATGCTGACTCCTGGTTTTCTCTCGGAGTCGTTCCCCAATTCATACTTACAAACTCATAGGTGTGACATTAATGTCTGTGGAAAAGTTGTTGGCCAATCAAGTATTTGGATCCAATCTTTCTGGTAGTATTAACTGGTCCcttttataatgtttatgtaGAGTATGTGGTTTTGGACTCCTTACTGTATAAGTGTGTGCTGTTGATGAGTTTGCCATTCATCTATGAGCAGATGTGTGTGACGGTACAGTATACCATGTGTATTTCAGTATAACAGTATTGTTTAGTGATGTTCAGTGCATGTTGTCTGTCCCATAGGGTGACGAGGCCAAGGATCTTCCAGGGGAACAAGTGAGCGAGGAGCAGTTCACAGACGAGCACGGAAACATCGTCACCAAGAAGGTCAGATATCTATCCCAGCATGCCTCTATCTACTCTACAGCCCTGCGCTGTggcttattttttttatatatttttttattttacctttatttaactaggcaagtcagttaagaacagattcttattttcaatgacggcctaggaacagtgggttaactgcctgttcaggggcagaacgacagatttgtaccttgtcagctcggggattcgaacttgcaacctttcggttactagtccaacgctctaaccactaggctacccttatCCACCATTTCCCCCCTGTTACTATTCATGTTCAACTCACTACACTCATCCTCATAGAAATGATTATTAAATTGATAATCAAGAACCATCACGTTCATCGTCATGCCTTGATTTATTCCAATGTCATGACTGTAATCACGACATGGGAAAATGATTCCTGTCTTGCTCTCAAAGGTGTCACAGTCAAGTTTAGTTGCTGTATGAATGGTTGTGGGTTGTAGATCTAATAAGGATGGGGTTGAAAGGTTGTGGGTTGTATATTTAATAAGGATGGGGTTGAAAGGTTGTGGGTTGTATATTTAATAAGGATGGGGTTGAAAGGTTGTGGGTTGTATATTTAATAAGGAGGGGGTTGAAAGGTTGTGGGTTGTAGATTTAATAAGGATGGGGTTGAAAGGTTGTGGGTTGTAGATTTAATAAGGATGGGGTTGAAAGGTTGTGGGTTGTAGATTTAATAAGGATGGGGTTGAAAGGTTGTGGGTTGTAGATTTAATAAGGATGGGGTTGAAAGGTTGTGGGTTGTAGATTTAATAAGGATGGGGTTGAAAGGTTGTGGGTTGTAGATTAAATAAGGATGGGGTTGAAAGGTTGTGGGTTGTAGATTAAATAAGGATGGGGTTGAAAGGTTATGGGTTGTAGATTAAATAAGGATGGGGTTGAAAGGTTGTGGGTTGTAGATTAAATAAGGATGGGGTTGAAAGGTTGTGGGTTGTAGATTAAATAAGGATGGGGTTGAAAGGTTGTGGGTTGTAGATTTAATAAGGAATGGGTTGAAAGGTTGTGGGTTGTATATTTAATAAGGATGGGGTTGAAAGGTTGTGGGTAGTAGATTTAATAAGGATGGGGTTGATAAGGATACATATAACCAGGACAGTGTTTTATAATGAACATTAAGTTCCTTAATGGTACACAGGGAGAACCTAAAAGAGTACCAATCTCTCCTTCTTAAGCTCTCTTTCCCACcaccctccctcatcctctcatcctcctctccctccctccctcccctgtgtgtgtgtgtgtgtgtgtgtgtgtgtgtgtgtgtgtgtgtgtgtgtgtgtgtgtgtgtgtgtgtgtgtgtgtgtgtgtgtgtgtgtgtgtgtgtgtgtgtgtgtgtgtgtgtgtgtgtgtgtgtgtgtgtgtgcggtgcaGATTGTACGGAAGGTGGTGCGCAGGGGGAAGGGCTCAGGTGACGAGGGGGGTCAGGAGCGGTCAGTGAGCGTGGATGGCTCTCTGCAGGATGAGCTGGAGGCTGAGGCGGAGCAGTTCATGAACTACGCCGTCCTGAGCAGCAAGGTGGGCCACTGACCTGCATCAGCCAGGCCACACTCACCTGGGCTAATGTACAAGAGGCTGAGACTCTAAACAAACTCATTCATCTGTCATAAATAGAGCATTGATTCACAGTTAAAGTAGACTGAGACTAACTTGACCATACAGGGCCCATCAGGGTCAATCTGTAAACTTCCCTGAATTTATATAGGTACTCAATGTAGCAATCAACCACTAGAGAAGATGACAAGGGTGTAGCTGGGAACTACGATCTCTTTACTCTGCTGGGATCAGCAGTATAGATTGCTCTGCTAGTCCAAAGTAGACCACAGTGGGCTAAACCTGCATGGACTGTGTCGTGTGAAtgggatgtatgtgtgtgtttgtaatttAGATCAACCTGTGTTGTCATTCCCCATCCTCCTAGCTACAAAGAAACTGAAAGAAATATTGATTTTGTGTGAGTGTCCTGTATTTTGTATCCAACTTGCAAGCATTACTCATCTGTGCTTCATTTCCCCCATCAtgtccaccctctccatcctgaCCTGCATGTAGGACCATCCAAAAAGTCCACAACTGCATCCTGCTCTGATAGCTTGCACTGTCTCTCTGCGTTGGCTGAAACAACAAACTAATGCTTCCAGGTTTCATAACAGCAGTCAGTTCTGATATCtgctctgtctccagtcagtacATAGATGGATGGCTCTTTCTCTCCAGTTGATATGAATGTCTGGGTGTTGGTTGGTTGCTCTTGATGTGCTAATGCAATGAGGTCTGTTCTCTCCCCTTCAGTAACCCACATTGACTGACTGTCTATCTGTCTTCTCTGCCCACCTCCATTCAAAGTCTCTATAGTCCATAACTATGACTGTGTGCTCCCTCCAACCTGCAGTACTCTATTCCATGTCAATGTTTCTGATGCTTCTCTCTTTTCTATTTTCCTGTCTGTTTTTCCAatccccaccccatctctcttgGCTTGGCTGTCTTTCCATTATCTCTCTTCTCTTGAATtgactcctttcctctccttttcttGTCTTCCCGTCAACTCTCTCGCTTCGCTCATTACCTCAATTGTCACTTTtaacctcttctcctctccacccttgtcTCTTCATACACCTCTTCACCTCATCCGTATCTTTCACCTCTCACACACTGTGCCattgctccctctccctcctctatctctccctctctcctgatttcatctccctactctctccctctctcctgattccctctctatcctccacATCTTTCTGTTCTCCTACTACTTCTCCTTCACTTCTacttccacctctccctcttaCTCTCATCCTCTCCGccacctgtctgtccctcctcgcCCTCctactctcatcctctcctctacctgtctctgtccctcctctccctcctactctcatcctcttctctacctgtctctgtccctcctttccctcctactctcatcctctcctccacctgtctctgtccctcctctccctcctactctcatcctctcctccacctgtctctgtccctcctctccctcctactctcatcctctcctccacctgtctctgtccctcctctccctcctactctcatcctcttctctacctgtctctgtccctcctctccctcctactctcatcctcttctctacttgtctctgtccctcctctccctcctactctcatcctctcctcca
This sequence is a window from Oncorhynchus keta strain PuntledgeMale-10-30-2019 chromosome 14, Oket_V2, whole genome shotgun sequence. Protein-coding genes within it:
- the LOC118393252 gene encoding uncharacterized protein LOC118393252 isoform X18, with the translated sequence MWALVTELLFSFVLLAFLVISGQNVMHIASGSLRSVLTYVHAALDRELGEAEGVADEEENVTTRVVRRRVILKGDEAKDLPGEQVSEEQFTDEHGNIVTKKPDIVDVKKGAQIVKCASLRRVKQ
- the LOC118393252 gene encoding ankyrin-1-like isoform X17; translation: MWALVTELLFSFVLLAFLVISGQNVMHIASGSLRSVLTYVHAALDRELGEAEGVADEEENVTTRVVRRRVILKGDEAKDLPGEQVSEEQFTDEHGNIVTKKIVRKVVRRGKGSGDEGGQERSVSVDGSLQDELEAEAEQFMNYAVLSSKPDIVDVKKGAQIVKCASLRRVKQ
- the LOC118393252 gene encoding ankyrin-1-like isoform X19: MWALVTELLFSFVLLAFLVISGQNVMHIASGSLRSVLTYVHAALDRELGEAEGVADEEENVTTRVVRRRVILKGDEAKDLPGEQVSEEQFTDEHGNIVTKKDLSPTPKQSYLDT